The proteins below are encoded in one region of Apium graveolens cultivar Ventura chromosome 4, ASM990537v1, whole genome shotgun sequence:
- the LOC141717771 gene encoding uncharacterized protein LOC141717771, protein METPSSIRRVTRSQALAASANNSTNIPLSKKVEGTEQGIVKSKQRTGQDRSALFDITNDSPIVGLAMGSLETPSSYVSKRKNCGSISKNAGTPGSGEALLRGQVKTLLQKVEEEAEISKISVNGGIRPFYRGVIIGLPAPTPNNTPQVSNQTGNGSVENKGLASVTSSPVPEEFAFFQVVTEIFEGQKNEESVTRSLLFDFSEKSEGSVDSSSDCTSVLTCDGESGASKVKSATDDDDASIWSIQVNASTKDEEDDDVEDEMYDEEEEEAYDEEEEDYCDDAILDGLCEGLSKVSVNGVEFAGKHTRFVYNSDDELEGEKDCDAGNDDGVLKLKGLPTPKGKHVRFPTED, encoded by the exons ATGGAGACTCCATCTTCCATTAGAAGGGTTACAAGATCACAAGCTCTCGCTGCTTCCGCCAACAACAGCACCAACATACCCTTGTCCA AAAAAGTTGAGGGAACTGAACAGGGGATTGTGAAATCAAAACAGAGGACTGGACAAGATCGATCTGCTTTATTCGATATAACGAATGATTCACCGATTGTTGGGCTTGCTATGGGGAGTTTGGAGACCCCATCATCGTATGTTTCGAAGAGGAAGAATTGTGGTTCAATCTCCAAGAATGCTGGTACTCCTGGTTCTGGAGAGGCTTTGTTGAGAGGTCAAGTGAAGACCCTATTGCAGAAAGTTGAAGAAGAGGCTGAGATTTCGAAGATTTCTGTTAATGGTGGTATTAGGCCTTTTTATCGTGGCGTGATCATAGGCCTTCCTGCTCCAACTCCTAACAATACTCCTCAGGTTTCGAATCAAACTGGAAATGGAAGTGTTGAAAACAAGGGTTTAGCATCTGTTACTTCCTCACCTGTCCCTGAAGAGTTTGCTTTTTTTCAG GTTGTTACTGAGATATTTGAAGGGCAGAAGAATGAAGAGTCTGTTACAAGGTCTTTATTATTCGATTTCTCTGAAAAATCCGAAGGCTCTGTGGATTCTTCATCTGATTGCACCTCTGTGTTGACTTGTGATGGAGAGAGTGGTGCAAGTAAGGTGAAGTCAGctactgatgatgatgatgcaTCTATCTGGTCAATTCAAGTGAATGCGAGTACTAAGGATGAGGAAGACGACGATGTTGAAGATGAAATGTACGACGAAGAAGAGGAGGAGGCTTATGATGAAGAGGAAGAAGATTATTGTGATGATGCAATTCTGGATGGTTTGTGTGAAGGACTGAGCAAGGTCAGTGTTAATGGAGTGGAATTTGCTGGGAAGCACACGAGGTTCGTGTATAACAGCGATGATGAGCTTGAAGGCGAAAAGGACTGTGATGCTGGTAATGATGATGGTGTCTTGAAGTTGAAAGGCTTGCCAACACCAAAGGGAAAGCATGTGCGTTTCCCAACTGAGGACTGA
- the LOC141716664 gene encoding WEB family protein At3g51220-like, which yields MEREEGVVVRGNVEIDMRQPFRSVKEAVSLFGERVLVGEIYGSKLKEMQIKATGDQGGEYQSRVREVENELQDSKESLEKAKEEDKLMTYLLKSLKQELEQTKQELEQMKFSREFEKQIIISNDPEVEDEELKFIETIACSTPQADLRKADKEGVSLQRNNNRSVKFPSTPLLAKVIVNRDVVADQGALVTSSPAPNYLKKKSRRKPIGALISAIFSKKKANQEVQIQPPKVFK from the exons ATGGAAAGAGAAGAGGGTGTAGTCGTGAGAGGCAATGTCGAGATTGACATGCGCCAACCTTTCCGGTCAGTTAAGGAAGCTGTTTCTTTGTTTGGAGAAAGAGTTTTAGTTGGGGAAATCTATGGCAGCAAACTCAAGGAG ATGCAAATCAAAGCTACAGGTGATCAAGGCGGGGAATACCAATCCAGAGTAAGAGAAGTAGAGAATGAGCTACAAGATTCAAAGGAAAGCCTTGAAAAAGCTAAAGAAGAAGACAAATTGATGACATACCTCCTCAAATCTTTGAAGCAAGAACTTGAACAAACAAAACAGGAGCTAGAACAAATGAAGTTCTCAAGAGAATTTGAGAAACAGATAATCATCAGCAATGATCCCGAAGTTGAAGACGAAGAGCTTAAGTTCATAGAAACTATTGCATGCAGTACCCCTCAAGCTGATTTAAGAAAAGCAGACAAGGAAGGAGTGTCACTGCAGAGGAACAATAATAGGTCAGTTAAGTTTCCAAGTACTCCTTTGCTAGCCAAGGTAATCGTTAACAGAGATGTTGTTGCCGATCAAGGAGCTCTAGTAACATCATCTCCTGCACCTAATTATCTCAAAAAGAAGTCCAGAAGGAAGCCTATTGGCGCGCTAATTAGCGCCATATTCTCAAAAAAGAAAGCTAATCAAGAAGTCCAAATACAGCCTCCTAAGGTCTTTAAGTGA